The following proteins are encoded in a genomic region of Takifugu rubripes chromosome 21, fTakRub1.2, whole genome shotgun sequence:
- the carnmt1 gene encoding LOW QUALITY PROTEIN: carnosine N-methyltransferase (The sequence of the model RefSeq protein was modified relative to this genomic sequence to represent the inferred CDS: deleted 1 base in 1 codon) codes for MADGTGEAAAKRSYFHKERIKCSPEEEARLEREHFWRIIDAFSYYRVHVQEQVRRAEHQYESLPQKHRKLLPNVLAHLAQISRCAEKNQELLQAIVHNSLHMFENIEYGQRLDLQKIRPSSTFDMDKLKSTIKQFVRDWSEDGRAERDSCYRPIIQEIQRLFPRHQCDVSKVSVLVPGAGLGRLAWEIARLGYMCQGNEWSFFMLFSSNFVLNRCDQVNSLTLYPWIHQFSNNKKSSDQTRPVSFPDVNPQSLPPNADFSMAAGDFVEVYRESNSWDCVTTCFFIDTAHNVIEYVETIWKILKPGGVWINLGPLLYHFENMANELSVELSYEEIRTAVSTIGFHIEVEKESVQTTYTENPRSMLRYVYDCVFFVARKPADVYYHSPEDIQPAVKSPRRDGEGTQT; via the exons ATGGCTGACGGTACCGGGGAGGCAGCGGCCAAAAGATCCTATTTTCACAAAGAAAGAATAAAGTGCAGTCCCGAGGAGGAGGCCAGGCTGGAAAGAGAACATTTCTGGAGAATAATCGATGCTTTTTCTTATTACAG GGTCCACGTCCAGGAGCAGGTCAGACGTGCTGAGCATCAGTATGAAAGTCTACCACAGAAGCACCGCAAGTTGTTGCCCAACGTTCTGGCCCACCTGGCCCAGATCAGCAGGTGTGCCGAGAAaaaccaggagctgctgcaggccaTCGTTCACAACAGCCTCCACATGTTTGAGAACATCGAGTACGGCCAGAGG TTGGATCTACAGAAGATTCGGCCCTCGTCCACCTTTGACATGGATAAGCTGAAGTCTACAATCAAACAGTTTGTCAGGGACTGGAGCGAGGACGGCCGGGCGGAGAGGGATTCCTGCTATCGGCCCATCATCCAGGAGATCCAGCGGCTCTTCCCCAGGCACCAGTG TGACGTGTCGAAGGTGAGCGTGCTGGTTCCGGGTGCTGGCCTTGGCCGCCTTGCCTGGGAGATAGCTCGGCTGGGGTACATGTGCCAGGGCAACGAATGGAGCTTCTTCATGCTTTTTTCTTCAAACTTTGTTCTCAATAG GTGTGACCAGGTGAACTCGCTCACCCTGTACCCCTGGATCCACCAGTTTAGCAACAACAAGAAGTCCTCGGACCAGACGAGGCCAGTTAGCTTCCCTGACGTCAACCCTCAGAGTCTACCCCCAAACGCAGACTTCTCCATGGCAGCAGGAGACTTTGTGGAAGTCTACCGCGAGTCAA ATTCTTGGGACTGTGTGACGACCTGCTTCTTTATTGACACTGCTCATAATGTCATTGAGTATGTGGAAACCATATGGAAAATTCTTAAACCG GGTGGCGTGTGGATCAACTTAG GTCCACTCTTGTACCACTTTGAGAACATGGCCAATGAGCTGTCAGTGGAACTGAGCTATGAAGAGATCAGAACCGCCGTCAGCACCATTGGCTTTCACATCGAG gtggagaaggagtCGGTCCAGACCACTTACACAGAGAACCCGCGCTCCATGCTGAGGTACGTCTATGACTGCGTCTTCTTTGTGGCCCGGAAACCAGCGGACGTGTACTATCACAGCCCAGAAGACATCCAGCCTGCGGTGAAGTCGCCACGGCGAGACGGTGAGGGCACGCAGACGTGA